The Candidatus Cloacimonadota bacterium genome includes a region encoding these proteins:
- a CDS encoding NYN domain-containing protein, translating into MKIDEQEQNMLAVLIDADNAQPSITDGLLSEITKFGVASVKRIYGDWTTPRLNGWKEVLLEHSIQPFQQFGYTVGKNATDSAMIIDAMDLLYTKRFNGFCLVSSDSDFTRLAARIREEGLLVYGFGEQKTPKSFVSACDKFIYTEVLRSVESVGVTVKKMPSGKLKGDTKLVTLFRNAIEASSDDSGWAHLGDIGNNIAKQASEFDPRNYGYNKLGELVAATKLFEIDKRDLGEGHSNVIYIRDKRKK; encoded by the coding sequence ATGAAAATTGATGAACAAGAACAAAATATGCTCGCTGTCCTTATTGATGCTGATAATGCTCAACCATCTATCACAGATGGCTTATTGTCGGAAATCACAAAGTTTGGCGTAGCAAGTGTAAAACGCATTTACGGAGATTGGACTACTCCAAGATTAAACGGGTGGAAAGAAGTTTTGCTGGAACATTCGATTCAGCCATTTCAACAATTCGGTTATACTGTTGGCAAAAATGCAACGGACAGTGCAATGATAATTGATGCGATGGATTTGCTTTATACAAAGCGATTTAACGGATTCTGTCTGGTCTCCAGCGATAGCGATTTTACCCGACTCGCTGCCAGAATTAGAGAAGAAGGTCTTTTGGTTTATGGATTCGGAGAGCAAAAAACCCCCAAATCTTTTGTCTCTGCCTGCGATAAATTTATTTATACAGAAGTCCTTAGATCAGTAGAAAGTGTTGGTGTTACAGTAAAAAAAATGCCTTCCGGAAAACTTAAAGGGGACACAAAATTAGTAACCCTTTTCAGAAATGCAATCGAAGCTTCTTCGGATGATAGCGGATGGGCACATCTCGGAGATATTGGAAATAATATTGCAAAACAGGCATCCGAATTTGACCCGAGAAATTATGGTTACAATAAATTGGGAGAACTTGTTGCTGCAACCAAGCTTTTTGAAATAGACAAAAGAGATCTCGGAGAAGGGCACTCCAACGTGATCTACATTCGAGATAAAAGAAAAAAATAG
- a CDS encoding ATP-binding protein, producing MIKREMQSLLQEMMSSFPVVTITGPRQSGKTTLVKQTYPKMDYVSLEDLDTREYAKKDPRDFLSQYPNSVILDEIQKVPSLLSYIQTIVDSEKINGRYILTGSNQFEYLTFISQSLAGRTGILKLLPFSYSEFYGKTYIPKNKILYNGFYPRIFDQHIRPELFLSSYLETYVEKDIRSIMKVKDLMQFHRFLQLCAGRTGQIVNFSNVGNELGINHKTVKEWISIAEASYIIFLLPPYYKNYNKRIRKSPKLYFLDVGLAAHLIGIQNDTQLQTHPLKGELFETFVVIEFLKNRYNRGQRSNLYYFRDNTGNEVDLILDNGFNPVPIEIKSAQTVSSNFFKGLDYFQKIKENISNSYLIMGNDIRQKRGEYSIYGYPFINELLDEIRG from the coding sequence ATGATTAAAAGAGAGATGCAGAGTTTGCTACAGGAGATGATGTCCTCGTTTCCTGTTGTAACAATTACCGGACCTCGGCAATCCGGCAAAACAACCTTAGTCAAGCAAACATATCCAAAAATGGACTATGTCTCATTGGAGGATCTCGACACACGAGAGTATGCAAAAAAAGACCCGCGAGATTTTTTATCACAATATCCCAATAGTGTAATCTTAGATGAAATCCAGAAAGTCCCTTCTCTTTTATCATACATACAAACTATTGTTGATTCGGAGAAAATAAACGGCAGATATATCTTAACCGGTAGCAATCAGTTCGAGTATTTGACCTTTATTTCCCAATCACTCGCCGGAAGGACAGGTATTCTGAAACTACTTCCTTTTTCCTATTCCGAATTTTATGGTAAAACTTATATTCCAAAAAATAAAATTTTATATAACGGCTTTTACCCGCGCATCTTTGATCAGCATATCCGTCCTGAATTATTCTTATCGAGTTATTTGGAAACTTATGTGGAAAAGGATATTCGCTCAATAATGAAAGTGAAAGATTTGATGCAATTTCACCGTTTTCTTCAACTCTGTGCGGGAAGAACCGGGCAAATCGTGAATTTCAGTAATGTCGGTAACGAATTGGGAATAAATCATAAAACCGTTAAGGAATGGATATCCATTGCAGAAGCAAGTTATATTATTTTTCTCTTACCTCCTTATTACAAAAATTACAATAAACGCATTAGAAAATCCCCAAAACTTTATTTCCTTGACGTTGGACTCGCCGCACATCTAATCGGTATTCAAAATGATACTCAACTTCAAACTCATCCTCTGAAGGGAGAATTGTTCGAGACTTTTGTCGTCATAGAATTTTTGAAAAATAGGTATAATCGAGGTCAACGAAGCAATTTATACTACTTTCGCGATAATACCGGAAATGAAGTTGACTTAATTTTGGATAATGGATTTAATCCTGTTCCCATCGAAATAAAATCTGCTCAAACCGTTAGTTCTAATTTTTTCAAGGGCTTGGATTATTTTCAAAAAATAAAAGAAAATATCAGTAATTCATATTTGATAATGGGAAATGATATTAGACAAAAGCGAGGAGAATATTCAATTTATGGCTATCCCTTTATCAATGAATTGTTAGACGAAATAAGAGGATAA